Proteins co-encoded in one Arachis hypogaea cultivar Tifrunner chromosome 11, arahy.Tifrunner.gnm2.J5K5, whole genome shotgun sequence genomic window:
- the LOC112721816 gene encoding serine/threonine-protein phosphatase 7 long form homolog, with protein MNMIERFTAARMLMCDHLHPPDPYNEIVEPQLRETGFYYVSQIGVIKGQSAMINALIERWRPETHTFHFPVGECAVTLEDVALILGLPTNGLPVTDKSGTAVHWKFLPLLRNFGGIIQFSWGSAYLAHLYRSLCRATRVDCKEMDGPLTLLVSWAWIRLPFLAPIPGNPGVFPIANRWHNWDRQNYPYRYKTLAHYRRLLDDLQEGQAYGIGYIDPDVIPLAIRHNSVIWSATVPLISFECIEWHATDRVRRQFGLTQGVPAQGQDLGASHVDKSI; from the exons ATGAATATGATTGAAAGATTTACT GCTGCAAGGATGTTGATGTGTGACCATTTACATCCGCCGGATCCATACAACGAAATTGTTGAGCCACAGTTACGCGAGACTGGATTTTATTATGTATCCCAAATTGGAGTCATTAAAGGTCAGTCAGCAATGATTAATGCTCTGATTGAGAGATGGCGGCCCGAGACTCACACTTTTCATTTTCCGGTTGGTGAGTGTGCCGTGACCTTGGAGGATGTGGCGCTAATTCTCGGTCTGCCGACAAATGGTCTTCCGGTTACAG ATAAGTCGGGTACAGCGGTGCACTGGAAATTTTTACCTTTGCTCCGCAACTTCGGTGGGATCATACAATTTAGTTGGGGTTCAGCGTACCTGGCACACTTGTATAGATCATTGTGTAGGGCAACTCGTGTCGACTGCAAGGAGATGGACGGTCCACTGACACTGTTGGTCAGTTGGGCTTGGATCCGGCTCCCATTTCTAGCTCCGATTCCCGGCAATCCCGGAGTGTTTCCAATTGCAAATAG GTGGCATAACTGGGACCGTCAAAACTATCCCTACCGATATAAAACGCTTGCGCACTACAGGAGGTTGTTGGATGATCTACAAGAAGGACAG GCTTATGGCATTGGATATATCGACCCAGACGTAATTCCTTTAGCCATCCGTCATAATTCAGTTATCTGGAGTGCCACAGTGCCACTTATATCCTTTGAATGCATCGAGTGGCATGCAACTGATAGAGTCAGGAGGCAATTTGGATTGACACAGGGTGTTCCTGCTCAAGGGCAGGATCTAGGTGCATCACACG TGGACAAATCGATATAG
- the LOC112721817 gene encoding putative F-box protein At1g67623, with product MRNINKNMQRPTFKKSRSSSSSIIKSLPKELLVEIVASVASHSFIDLHNVKKSCKDLLEAAEDNYVYRRVSLDKLSFIPRSSNDKELSFLKRCKENQNTESLYREGLREYLGNGNAKGLRLLDMAAKEGHKEAKYVYGMILLCSSRQDKKLIELGLRHLRFLRESKCVVRTRKKVEEFVRIIMWKNNGMIISRINRKLLLCPFKNTCKGWRVKKGRWTLHDDDDDDIVIDSCEYCRWDYKLKFFYGLMNIN from the coding sequence ATGAGGAAcataaataaaaacatgcaaagaCCAACATTTAAAAAGAGTAGGTCATCCTCTTCTTCAATCATAAAATCGCTCCCAAAAGAATTATTGGTAGAGATAGTTGCAAGTGTAGCCTCTCATTCATTCATTGACCTCCACAACGTGAAGAAGAGTTGCAAGGATCTTCTTGAAGCTGCGGAAGACAACTATGTTTATCGACGAGTCTCTCTGGACAAACTCTCCTTTATCCCAAGGTCTTCTAATGATAAAGAATTGTCATTCTTGAAGCGTTGCAAGGAAAATCAAAACACAGAGAGCTTGTATAGAGAAGGATTGCGAGAATACTTAGGGAATGGGAACGCCAAAGGTCTTAGACTTTTGGATATGGCGGCTAAAGAGGGTCATAAAGAAGCAAAATATGTGTATGGCATGATCTTGTTGTGTTCATCAAGACAAGATAAAAAGTTAATCGAATTGGGGTTACGGCATTTGCGTTTCTTGAGAGAGTCTAAGTGTGTTGTAAGAACAAGGAAAAAGGTAGAAGAATTCGTTAGAATAATAATGTGGAAAAACAATGGAATGATTATTAGTAGGATAAATAGAAAATTACTTTTGTGTCCATTCAAGAACACATGTAAAGGGTGGAGAGTGAAGAAAGGACGATGGACACTACatgatgatgacgacgatgaTATTGTTATTGACTCGTGTGAATATTGTAGATGGGATTACAAGTTAAAGTTCTTTTATGGGTTGATGAACATCAATTAG